In a single window of the Necator americanus strain Aroian chromosome X, whole genome shotgun sequence genome:
- a CDS encoding hypothetical protein (NECATOR_CHRX.G21910.T1) encodes MLTVFLLTAVCLLLFLIYRRRYDHTLLLNCGFPILPARHLIFENIDVFQSPTAIFTFGHLAKHYGPVFGVMQGGLPTVVTSDVEVIRSISLKFFSNFHAKMPVPIDPDPVSAENVHMFASRGERWKRMRTITSQAMAAKNMKQLFPIVEESVFSFLSYVERLPLRKAVEAHKLFQNHTSDVLARCAFGQTQSLHHDNLYHRIFSQAFGNEPNPSTFCWSTASLCFPALAGMLRGFKKCAETVPRRIAGTVSPIMMFSDHLARLRNERQPNAENCDFLQFFKNAEDENFKGFLTEHVSGKVDVSSIRIEKTMAPGETIAQCRFIAIAGFDTTANTLALVCDLLAKNEEKQALLLEEIDAVENFTYENIQSMEYLHNCIFETLRLYPHASPLQHRLCMEDCNVESYHFRKGVCIVIDPWAVHHNPRIWGDDVEEFRPERFRTLTNEQLRAFMPFGLGPRQCVGMRFALMEMKLTLCLFLSKYKLCKKDRKDKITMTLRDTGTVWPKEVLVQLEERQ; translated from the exons ATGCTCACTGTATTCCTGCTCACAGCGGTCTgtctactgttatttcttatttacag gCGCCGCTATGACCACACTCTTCTTCTCAATTGCGGATTTCCTATATTACCTGCACGTCAtcttattttcgaaaatattgaCGTATTCCAATCTCCCACAGCTATATTCACGTTCGGTCACTTAGCTAAACACTATGGACCCGTCTTTGGGGTTATGCAGGGAGGATTACCCACGGTGGTCACCAGTGACGTGGAAGTAATTCGCAGTATTTCACTCAAATTTTTTAGCAATTTCCATGCTAAAATG cCAGTTCCAATTGATCCTGATCCGGTATCTGCCGAGAACGTGCATATGTTTGCATCCAGAGGGGAACGTTGGAAAAGGATGCGAACAATTACAAGTCAAGCAATGGCTgcgaaaaatatgaaacag CTCTTCCCAATTGTCGAAGAATCCGTATTTAGCTTCTTGAGCTATGTGGAAAGGCTTCCTCTCCGTAAAGCTGTGGAAGCTCACAA actttttcaaaatcacaCTTCTGATGTTCTTGCCCGATGTGCGTTCGGTCAAACACAGTCTCTTCATCATGATAATTTATATCACAGAATTTTCTCGCAAGCTTTTGGAAATGAACCGAATCCTTCAACATTTTGCTGGAGTACTGCATCGT TATGCTTCCCTGCACTTGCGGGAATGTTGCGAGGATTCAAAAAATGTGCAGAGACAGTTCCAAGAAGAATAGCAGGCACTGTGTCACCAATTATGATGTTCTCTGATCACCTTGCAAGACTGAGAAATGAGCGGCAGCCTAATGCTGAAAATTGTGATTTCCTccaattcttcaaaaatgcagaagatgaaaatttcaaaggatTTCTGACCGAACACGTTTCCGGCAAAGTCGATGTGAGCTCTATTCGGATTGAAAAAACGATGGCACCAGGT GAAACTATCGCACAATGTCGATTCATAGCAATTGCTGGTTTTGACACTACAGCAAACACGCTCGCTTTGGTTTGTGATCTACTAGccaaaaacgaggaaaaacaA GCACTGCTTTTGGAGGAGATTGACGCAGTAGAGAATTTCACATATGAAAATATACAATCGATGGAATATCTTCATAATTGCATCTTTGAAACGTTGCGTCTGTATCCGCACGCATCACC tCTTCAACATCGTCTCTGCATGGAGGACTGCAACGTGGAATCATATCATTTTCGAAAAGGTGTTTGCATAGTTATTGATCCATGGGCAGTTCATCATAATCCTAGAATTTGGGGAGATGATGTGGAAGAATTTCGTCCAGAGCG CTTTCGAACATTGACAAACGAACAACTTCGAGCTTTCATGCCATTCGGATTGGGTCCACGACAATGTGTTGGAATGCGATTCGCATTGATGGAAATGAAGCTCACATTATGTCTTTTTCTCTCCAAATATAAGTTATGTAAGAAGGATCGTAAAGATAAG ATAACTATGACTCTGAGAGATACTGGAACAGTTTGGCCTAAAGAGGTTCTCGTACAACTGGAAGAAAGGCAGTGA